One Chthoniobacterales bacterium DNA segment encodes these proteins:
- a CDS encoding ATP-binding protein — protein sequence MPKNSTDSYHTDLATLQHLADTMPQIVWISRPDGYHEYYNKQWWDFTGMTWDEARGDGWNLLLHPEDRDRAIERWQHSLKTGEPYEIEYRFLRSRDGEYRWFLGRAMPQKDADGKIIRWFGTCTEIHEQKLVEEQLRAARDDMASANEQKDQFLALLSHELRTPLNSILGWTRLMQEGLLEPDELPEAIDSITNNAKAQAQLIEDILDISRIINDKLRLEKRVLQLADVVKAAADAIRPVATQAKLRVAHTVEATDLLVEADPGRLQQIVANLLANAVKFTPPGGRIDLRLTRAQSFASIEVSDTGRGIEPAFLPYIFDRFKQADSSNTRQEGGLGLGLAIVRHLVEMHGGIIRAASDGPGKGSTFTVLLPVVAVDLRSANKSQEANQVLPAAEALKNLQILIVDDDESAREMIALTLRKFGAQVECASNVADALESLEKGFPQLLISDIAMPGADGYELIRALRKMEADHARRIPAIALTAFASVQDRSRAMELGFHLHLSKPIEPLQLIRAVAALVPKGV from the coding sequence ATGCCTAAAAATTCCACAGATTCCTACCACACGGACCTGGCCACTTTGCAGCATCTGGCGGACACCATGCCGCAGATTGTCTGGATTAGTCGGCCCGACGGGTATCACGAGTATTACAACAAGCAGTGGTGGGATTTTACCGGGATGACGTGGGACGAAGCGCGCGGCGACGGGTGGAATCTTTTGTTGCACCCGGAGGATCGCGACCGGGCGATTGAACGCTGGCAGCATTCCCTGAAAACCGGCGAACCCTACGAGATCGAATACCGCTTTCTGCGTTCGCGCGATGGGGAGTATCGCTGGTTTCTCGGGCGCGCGATGCCTCAGAAGGACGCCGATGGGAAAATCATTCGCTGGTTTGGCACCTGCACCGAAATCCACGAGCAAAAACTGGTCGAGGAACAACTGCGCGCCGCCCGCGACGACATGGCTTCGGCCAACGAGCAGAAGGACCAGTTTCTCGCCCTGCTTTCGCACGAGCTGCGAACGCCATTGAACTCGATTCTCGGCTGGACGCGCCTCATGCAGGAGGGCCTGCTGGAGCCGGACGAACTCCCTGAGGCCATCGATTCGATCACAAACAACGCGAAGGCGCAGGCGCAGTTGATCGAGGACATCCTGGACATTAGCCGGATCATCAATGACAAACTCCGGCTCGAAAAACGCGTCCTGCAGCTCGCCGATGTCGTGAAAGCAGCGGCGGACGCCATTCGCCCCGTCGCCACCCAGGCCAAACTGCGCGTCGCCCACACCGTCGAGGCCACCGATTTACTCGTCGAAGCTGATCCCGGCCGACTCCAGCAAATCGTGGCCAATCTGCTCGCAAACGCGGTCAAATTCACGCCGCCGGGCGGTCGCATCGACTTGCGTCTCACCCGTGCGCAATCCTTTGCAAGCATCGAAGTGAGCGACACCGGACGCGGCATCGAGCCAGCGTTTCTGCCCTATATTTTCGACCGCTTCAAGCAGGCCGACAGCTCGAACACGCGGCAGGAAGGCGGCCTCGGCCTCGGTCTCGCCATTGTGCGCCACCTCGTAGAAATGCACGGCGGCATCATTCGCGCCGCCAGCGATGGACCGGGTAAAGGGTCCACTTTTACCGTGCTGCTGCCAGTGGTTGCGGTGGATTTGCGCTCCGCGAATAAAAGCCAGGAGGCGAATCAGGTTTTACCCGCCGCAGAAGCGTTAAAAAACCTGCAAATCCTCATCGTCGATGATGACGAGAGCGCCCGGGAAATGATCGCGCTCACGCTGCGGAAATTTGGTGCCCAAGTCGAGTGCGCCAGCAATGTTGCCGACGCGCTGGAATCGTTGGAAAAAGGCTTTCCGCAACTGCTCATCAGCGACATCGCCATGCCCGGCGCGGACGGCTATGAGCTGATCCGAGCCTTGCGAAAAATGGAGGCCGACCACGCGCGGCGGATTCCGGCGATTGCGCTCACTGCATTTGCCAGTGTGCAGGATCGCAGCCGGGCGATGGAACTCGGGTTTCATCTCCATCTGTCGAAACCGATCGAGCCACTCCAACTCATTCGCGCGGTGGCGGCGCTCGTGCCCAAAGGGGTTTGA
- a CDS encoding alpha/beta hydrolase translates to MISWIRLAVLSLACLVVACAPYGLARPNEKIVRNVEFATPGGQSLRLDIYLPKSNKPVPVVMWIFGGSWKFGSKGYHVNLRDLTRSGIAVASIDYRLSGTAVYPAQLEDCKSALAWLRAHGAEYGIDPTRIGVSGESAGGHLAALLGTLEGKSKIKAVCALYPPTNLVSLGRKYKNPDRWSDIERLLGGPIETKLALAREASPVNRVSADAPPFLIIHGAQDTLVPIGQSHELDRDLRRVGVESRIIVVPDKGHWFQLDETQLKAVAEFFQRHFATEE, encoded by the coding sequence ATGATTTCATGGATTCGACTTGCAGTGTTATCTCTGGCCTGTTTGGTGGTGGCGTGCGCGCCTTATGGATTGGCGAGGCCGAACGAAAAAATCGTCCGCAATGTCGAGTTCGCGACTCCGGGCGGTCAGTCGCTCCGGCTCGACATTTATCTCCCAAAATCCAACAAGCCGGTCCCCGTGGTCATGTGGATCTTTGGCGGCAGTTGGAAATTTGGGAGCAAGGGGTATCACGTCAATCTGCGTGACCTCACCCGCTCCGGCATCGCCGTGGCCTCGATCGATTACCGCCTCAGCGGCACCGCCGTTTACCCGGCCCAACTGGAGGATTGCAAGAGCGCGCTCGCCTGGCTGCGCGCCCATGGAGCGGAATACGGGATCGATCCGACACGCATCGGAGTCAGCGGCGAATCAGCCGGAGGCCATCTGGCGGCGCTGCTCGGAACCCTGGAAGGAAAATCGAAAATCAAAGCTGTCTGCGCGCTCTATCCGCCGACGAACTTGGTTTCTCTCGGCCGCAAATACAAGAACCCGGATCGCTGGAGCGACATCGAACGGCTGCTGGGCGGTCCGATTGAAACCAAACTCGCGCTGGCGAGAGAGGCGAGTCCGGTGAATCGGGTTTCAGCGGATGCGCCGCCGTTTTTGATCATTCACGGAGCGCAGGACACGCTAGTGCCGATAGGGCAAAGCCACGAATTGGACCGAGACTTGAGACGAGTTGGAGTCGAATCACGGATTATCGTGGTTCCAGACAAAGGACACTGGTTTCAGTTGGATGAAACTCAACTCAAAGCCGTGGCGGAGTTTTTCCAGCGCCATTTTGCTACGGAGGAGTAA
- a CDS encoding cytochrome c: MNEPTNKIPEFLIPQKYPKNEMGGKMDYDESSDIARLHGAVGREKNEPGYGGVNKAIPGWLTSIFCVLLFWSGGYLGAFSGGFKNDVFNDETGNFTSGKAGKAGEVAAVEKTPVELGKIVFTGNCQSCHQASGLGVAGQYPPLAGSEYVLGTERRLGMILLHGLQGQVKVKGATFNGQMPAWGASLSDKKIANVLTYIRQEWGNKAPEVNEAGIKALRAEIAAHADSFTEAELLAIPADATLPK; encoded by the coding sequence ATGAACGAGCCTACCAATAAGATCCCCGAATTCCTCATTCCTCAGAAATATCCGAAGAATGAAATGGGTGGAAAAATGGATTACGACGAATCCTCCGACATCGCGCGTCTGCATGGCGCGGTCGGCCGTGAAAAAAACGAGCCCGGCTACGGTGGCGTCAATAAAGCCATTCCCGGCTGGCTGACTTCCATCTTCTGCGTGTTGCTTTTCTGGTCGGGCGGCTATCTCGGGGCATTTTCCGGTGGTTTTAAAAATGATGTCTTCAATGACGAGACCGGCAATTTCACTTCTGGAAAAGCAGGCAAGGCAGGCGAAGTCGCCGCCGTCGAAAAAACGCCAGTCGAGTTAGGGAAAATTGTCTTCACGGGCAACTGCCAGTCCTGTCACCAAGCCTCGGGCTTGGGCGTCGCTGGACAATATCCGCCGCTCGCCGGCAGCGAATACGTGCTCGGCACGGAACGCCGCCTCGGCATGATTCTCCTCCACGGATTGCAAGGTCAGGTAAAGGTCAAAGGAGCCACTTTCAACGGCCAAATGCCTGCGTGGGGTGCGTCTTTAAGCGACAAAAAAATCGCTAATGTCCTCACTTACATTCGTCAGGAGTGGGGCAACAAGGCTCCCGAAGTCAACGAGGCTGGCATCAAAGCCCTTCGTGCCGAGATCGCCGCTCATGCGGATTCCTTTACCGAGGCCGAATTGCTGGCTATCCCAGCCGACGCTACGCTGCCGAAATAG
- a CDS encoding cbb3-type cytochrome c oxidase subunit II produces the protein MKYFFPGIFGAFFLGWLVQIGIPYASLAKLDPVVDADTNEPYPYNVSGLAQQGRAVYAANGCVSCHTQQVRAAYMGADVDRHWGTRQSVARDYLYEDAVFLGSLRAGPDLSGIGARDVAGTKAEDLGSVEARKKNTQWHFVHLYNPRIVQPKSNMPSFSYLFDTKKIKGQRSDKALDLPAPYTAADGYEIVPTPEAEALVGYLLSLNKNHDVPEMKGAPAPAKAK, from the coding sequence ATGAAATATTTCTTTCCCGGCATCTTCGGAGCCTTTTTCCTCGGCTGGCTCGTCCAGATAGGAATCCCTTACGCCAGTCTGGCCAAACTCGACCCTGTCGTCGATGCGGACACCAACGAACCTTATCCCTACAACGTCTCCGGGCTCGCCCAGCAAGGCCGCGCCGTTTACGCCGCCAACGGATGCGTGAGCTGCCACACCCAGCAAGTGCGCGCCGCCTACATGGGAGCCGACGTGGATCGGCACTGGGGCACCCGCCAAAGCGTGGCTCGCGATTACCTTTACGAGGACGCCGTTTTCCTTGGCTCGCTGCGGGCTGGCCCCGATTTGAGCGGCATCGGTGCGCGTGATGTCGCAGGCACCAAAGCCGAGGACCTCGGCTCCGTCGAGGCTCGCAAAAAGAATACCCAGTGGCATTTCGTCCATCTCTACAACCCACGGATCGTGCAGCCGAAGTCGAACATGCCGTCGTTCTCCTATCTCTTCGACACCAAGAAAATCAAGGGCCAGCGTTCCGACAAAGCCCTCGACCTGCCCGCCCCTTACACGGCGGCGGACGGCTACGAAATCGTTCCCACACCGGAAGCTGAGGCCCTCGTTGGCTACCTGCTTTCCCTGAACAAAAATCACGACGTGCCCGAAATGAAAGGTGCTCCCGCCCCAGCCAAGGCCAAGTAA
- a CDS encoding cbb3-type cytochrome c oxidase subunit I gives MSSILAEPDLTPTLTSYPKVSEADMRARAELDASASGPVALLFTFGILWLVAWSVLNLVLTWKLLSPDFLSDYSFLTFGRLSPIATSMFTYGWASCAGMGVSLWLMVRLCRVKLGSPLAVVIGTLIWNGGLFAGLVAIHLGYGRSLESMELPIWSQLTMLGGFSIIGIWIVGLFYNRLEGTGFITQAYITAAFIWMAWTLLAANIFAAMPWVHGVIIAINNAWFISAIAHYWFTAIGLGAAFYLIPKVTGRPIHSYYLANLGFWAFAFLAGWGGLQRYNGGPIPTWLITLNIVATALTIIPVATVAVNHHLTMAGGAHQMMHYSPTLRFTVVGAMAYTVSSLTAIILSLRTAASEAGLTYVTVAQSHLVLYAFFTFIMFGAIYFIVPRLVGREWVSATFIRFHFWGTAYGIGLTIITLTIAGLFQGKDWGNAQIDNITVMQTTLPLLRGSIIGALLLLGGHLIFALHFLLMILRLGQISDEPTLIAPLHPEEAH, from the coding sequence ATGAGTTCCATTCTTGCCGAACCCGATTTGACCCCGACTCTGACCTCCTATCCGAAGGTTAGCGAGGCCGACATGCGCGCCCGTGCGGAACTCGACGCCTCCGCCTCCGGTCCGGTCGCACTCCTTTTCACCTTCGGCATTCTCTGGCTCGTCGCCTGGAGCGTGCTCAATCTCGTGTTGACTTGGAAACTGCTCTCGCCCGACTTTCTTTCCGATTACAGCTTCCTCACTTTCGGTCGGCTGAGTCCCATCGCGACCAGCATGTTTACCTACGGCTGGGCGTCCTGCGCCGGAATGGGCGTCTCGCTTTGGCTGATGGTCCGCCTCTGCCGAGTTAAACTCGGTTCTCCGCTTGCTGTCGTCATCGGAACCCTGATCTGGAATGGCGGCCTCTTCGCCGGGCTCGTGGCGATTCATCTCGGCTACGGACGTTCGCTGGAATCCATGGAACTCCCGATTTGGTCGCAACTCACCATGTTGGGTGGATTTTCCATCATCGGCATCTGGATCGTCGGCCTTTTCTACAATCGCCTGGAGGGCACGGGTTTCATCACTCAGGCCTACATCACCGCCGCCTTCATCTGGATGGCCTGGACACTGCTGGCCGCCAACATTTTTGCCGCGATGCCTTGGGTCCACGGCGTTATCATTGCGATTAACAACGCTTGGTTCATCAGCGCCATCGCGCATTACTGGTTCACCGCCATCGGACTTGGAGCCGCCTTTTACTTGATTCCCAAAGTCACGGGACGTCCGATTCACAGCTACTATTTGGCCAACCTCGGCTTCTGGGCCTTCGCGTTTCTCGCTGGCTGGGGCGGACTGCAACGCTACAACGGCGGCCCGATTCCGACGTGGCTGATCACCTTGAACATCGTGGCCACGGCTCTCACCATCATCCCGGTCGCGACAGTGGCGGTGAATCATCATCTCACGATGGCTGGCGGCGCACATCAGATGATGCACTACAGCCCGACCCTGCGGTTCACTGTAGTGGGCGCGATGGCTTACACGGTTTCCTCTTTGACTGCGATCATCCTGTCGCTGCGCACCGCCGCCTCGGAGGCAGGTCTGACGTATGTCACCGTCGCCCAGAGCCACTTGGTCCTTTACGCGTTTTTCACCTTCATCATGTTCGGCGCGATCTACTTCATCGTCCCGCGTTTGGTGGGTCGCGAATGGGTTTCCGCGACCTTCATTCGATTCCATTTCTGGGGAACGGCTTACGGTATCGGTCTGACCATTATCACGCTGACCATCGCCGGACTTTTCCAAGGCAAAGACTGGGGCAACGCGCAGATCGACAACATCACCGTCATGCAAACCACCCTGCCGTTGCTCCGTGGCTCGATCATCGGCGCTTTGCTCCTGCTCGGCGGCCACCTCATTTTTGCCCTGCATTTCTTGCTGATGATTCTGCGCCTCGGCCAGATCAGCGACGAACCCACGCTCATCGCCCCGCTGCACCCGGAGGAGGCTCACTAA
- a CDS encoding cytochrome c — MRYFFLILLLVGIGVVAGAGFRGDISRKPPTEIFPDMDRQAKYKPQKTSEFFADGRVERPPVAGTVPFGYNEPRKPTPGQETGPGLYKGFSQGDEYIDTGKMGANWGTGIPLLVNEALLNRGHQRFQINCAVCHGATGAGNGITTQYGLVGVPSYHQDRLRNMADGEIYNTIVHGKNTMMPYGDKVTREDRWAIVAYVRALQRAQNAARTDVPADVLAKLEAK; from the coding sequence ATGCGTTACTTTTTTCTCATTCTACTTCTGGTCGGCATCGGCGTGGTCGCTGGCGCAGGTTTCCGTGGGGACATCTCCCGCAAACCGCCCACGGAGATTTTCCCCGACATGGATCGTCAGGCTAAATACAAGCCGCAGAAGACGAGCGAGTTCTTTGCCGATGGACGCGTCGAACGCCCGCCGGTCGCCGGCACGGTTCCGTTCGGATATAACGAACCCCGCAAACCCACTCCCGGCCAGGAAACCGGCCCTGGTCTCTACAAGGGATTCAGCCAGGGTGACGAATACATCGACACCGGTAAAATGGGTGCCAACTGGGGCACCGGCATACCTCTTCTTGTGAATGAGGCGCTCCTGAATCGAGGTCATCAGCGGTTCCAGATCAACTGCGCCGTTTGCCACGGAGCCACGGGTGCTGGCAACGGCATCACCACCCAATACGGGTTGGTCGGCGTCCCGAGTTATCATCAAGACCGTCTGCGCAACATGGCCGATGGTGAAATTTACAACACGATTGTACACGGTAAAAACACCATGATGCCCTATGGCGACAAGGTCACTCGTGAGGATCGCTGGGCCATTGTGGCTTACGTCCGCGCCCTGCAACGTGCGCAAAATGCTGCAAGAACCGACGTCCCAGCCGACGTCCTAGCCAAATTGGAGGCCAAGTGA
- a CDS encoding DUF3341 domain-containing protein: protein MAAIAERRKIYGLGARFSSAAEIYEAAKKIRDKGFRRWDVHTPYPVHGMDAAMGLGHSILGKIVFCGGITGFTTAVCLEFIPSKILYPLIVHGKPTGLFTVPAFFPIMFELTILFSAFTAVGSMLVLNGLPRWHHPVFNWDGFGQFSDDGFMMIIEAADPKFTEQGTSELLAELGAKDITLIHE from the coding sequence ATGGCCGCCATCGCTGAACGACGCAAAATTTACGGACTGGGTGCGCGCTTTTCGAGTGCCGCCGAGATTTACGAAGCCGCCAAGAAAATCCGCGACAAAGGTTTTCGCCGCTGGGACGTGCATACACCGTATCCGGTGCACGGCATGGATGCGGCCATGGGCCTCGGGCATTCCATTTTGGGTAAGATCGTTTTCTGCGGCGGAATAACGGGATTTACCACGGCTGTTTGCTTGGAGTTTATCCCTTCCAAAATCCTGTATCCGCTCATCGTTCATGGAAAACCGACCGGTCTCTTCACGGTGCCAGCGTTTTTCCCGATCATGTTTGAGCTCACCATTCTTTTTTCAGCGTTCACTGCTGTTGGGAGCATGCTGGTGCTGAACGGACTGCCTCGCTGGCATCATCCTGTTTTTAATTGGGATGGTTTCGGCCAGTTTAGCGACGACGGTTTCATGATGATCATCGAGGCCGCTGATCCGAAATTTACCGAACAGGGAACCTCGGAACTCCTCGCCGAGCTGGGCGCCAAGGATATCACCCTGATCCACGAATAA
- the nrfD gene encoding NrfD/PsrC family molybdoenzyme membrane anchor subunit: MGPNPTAEEPLPRIPLVLNNRSMAWVTQRICGIVEGPTPVWWLVSLAICGTLALVCFSCIAYMISTGVGVWGLNHPVGWAWDITNFVFWIGIGHAGTLISAVLFLTRQKWRTSINRASEAMTLFAVVCAGIFPGIHVGRIWMVWFLAPIPNANGIWPNFRSPLLWDVFAVSTYFTVSVMFWFVGLIPDLATLRDRATSKISRFAYGFLALGWRGGNRQWRHYELAYLILAGISTPLVLSVHSVVSFDFATSVIPGWHTTIFPPYFVAGAIFGGFAMVLTLMLPARAIYGLHDLITPKHVDVMCKIILLTGTIVGYAYCMEFFTAAYSGNPYETWLFLRNRMADPYIFSKLYNVPVAPYWWAYWAMMSLNVISPQIFWIPRMRYNIWVVFAVCMCVNAGMWFERFVIIVTSIHRDFVPSAWGMFHPTWVDIWTFTGTFGLFMTLFLLFIRFLPMIAISEVKGVLPEADPHYHLKKGDHETQPVTTGLHY; the protein is encoded by the coding sequence ATGGGGCCCAACCCCACCGCCGAGGAACCGCTTCCGCGCATTCCTCTCGTCCTTAATAACCGCTCGATGGCCTGGGTCACCCAGCGCATCTGCGGCATCGTCGAAGGCCCGACTCCTGTCTGGTGGCTTGTCTCGCTAGCGATCTGCGGCACGCTGGCCCTGGTCTGTTTCTCCTGCATCGCCTACATGATTTCCACAGGCGTCGGCGTCTGGGGATTGAATCACCCCGTCGGCTGGGCGTGGGACATCACGAATTTCGTGTTCTGGATCGGCATCGGCCACGCCGGAACTCTGATCTCGGCGGTTCTCTTTCTGACTCGTCAGAAATGGCGCACGTCGATCAACCGCGCTTCCGAGGCAATGACCCTTTTCGCGGTGGTTTGCGCTGGTATTTTCCCCGGCATTCACGTCGGCCGCATCTGGATGGTCTGGTTCCTTGCGCCGATTCCGAATGCGAATGGCATCTGGCCCAACTTCCGGTCTCCGCTGCTCTGGGACGTGTTTGCGGTATCCACTTATTTCACCGTGTCCGTGATGTTCTGGTTTGTCGGCCTGATTCCCGATCTCGCCACGTTGCGCGACCGGGCCACGAGCAAAATTTCCCGTTTCGCCTACGGCTTTCTCGCCCTCGGTTGGCGCGGCGGCAACCGCCAATGGCGCCACTATGAGCTGGCTTATTTGATTCTCGCTGGCATCTCGACTCCGCTCGTGCTCTCGGTGCACTCGGTCGTGTCCTTCGACTTCGCGACTTCCGTCATTCCCGGCTGGCACACGACGATTTTCCCTCCGTATTTCGTTGCCGGTGCCATCTTTGGCGGCTTCGCCATGGTGCTCACACTCATGCTTCCAGCGCGGGCGATTTACGGGTTGCACGATCTGATCACCCCGAAACACGTCGATGTGATGTGCAAGATCATCCTGCTCACCGGCACCATTGTGGGTTACGCCTATTGCATGGAATTTTTCACGGCAGCCTATTCGGGCAATCCGTATGAAACCTGGCTCTTCCTGCGCAACCGCATGGCCGACCCTTACATTTTCAGCAAGCTCTACAACGTCCCGGTCGCCCCGTATTGGTGGGCCTACTGGGCCATGATGTCGCTCAACGTCATCTCGCCCCAGATCTTCTGGATTCCGCGGATGCGCTACAACATCTGGGTCGTCTTCGCCGTCTGCATGTGCGTCAACGCCGGCATGTGGTTCGAGCGCTTCGTCATCATCGTCACCTCGATTCACCGCGACTTCGTGCCATCCGCTTGGGGCATGTTCCATCCGACTTGGGTTGATATCTGGACTTTCACCGGCACGTTTGGGTTGTTCATGACGCTGTTTCTGCTCTTCATTCGTTTCCTGCCGATGATTGCGATTTCCGAGGTCAAAGGCGTTCTGCCCGAGGCCGACCCGCATTATCATCTGAAGAAGGGCGATCACGAAACCCAGCCTGTCACCACGGGATTGCATTACTAA